One genomic region from uncultured Cohaesibacter sp. encodes:
- a CDS encoding HAMP domain-containing sensor histidine kinase has translation MKLKSFVKNSLQLRLSLGLALGVGLLWAAATMVSGVIVKHELDGAFDQALAEAVERLLPPVIHDIVEGRDTRDEMGDLAIDGLNIGRIGRSWREERGLDREGFKRRFHRERDDEEDGEKDEEKHEREDDEKPVFTAPESQYLTYIVRDAQGRILLQSKNAEADIFPPIDQLGFLTLDDYRIFTGSTLDGNVIISVADPMARRQRAAHDTLEALAMPLFILVPLSMLGVWLLVRISMRSIRGFRTEIEVRGAGDLSPIGAQNLPTEIEPVADSVNNLLDRMRRTLEAERSFTANSAHELRTPVAAALAQTQRLISEAEDAPIQERARQIETALKSLSRLTEKLMQLARAEGGAMLSEEARDILPIFTLVLDEFREDRDRLKIRLPDKPLPLLIDANVFAILLRNLIENALKHATPNSLVEMELHQNGELAVRNDCDVIAPDTLSRLTRPFERGHTGAKGSGVGLAIVAAIVKGSGATLRLNSPIAGKARGFEAIVSFARQEDHRARRQSHTSNKSSNMRN, from the coding sequence ATGAAATTGAAATCTTTCGTAAAAAACAGCCTGCAACTACGACTTTCACTCGGGTTGGCTCTCGGGGTTGGCCTTCTGTGGGCAGCCGCGACAATGGTCAGCGGCGTTATCGTCAAGCACGAACTGGATGGTGCTTTTGATCAGGCGCTTGCCGAGGCCGTCGAGCGCTTGTTGCCGCCTGTCATTCACGACATTGTCGAGGGGCGAGACACGCGCGATGAAATGGGTGACCTGGCGATCGATGGCCTGAATATTGGGCGTATTGGCAGATCGTGGCGAGAAGAAAGAGGGCTTGATCGCGAAGGGTTCAAGCGTCGTTTTCATAGAGAGAGGGACGACGAAGAGGACGGCGAAAAAGACGAAGAAAAGCATGAAAGAGAAGATGATGAAAAGCCTGTCTTCACCGCGCCAGAAAGCCAATATCTCACTTATATCGTAAGAGATGCTCAAGGCAGGATCCTGCTGCAATCCAAAAATGCAGAAGCGGATATATTCCCCCCCATAGACCAATTGGGTTTTTTGACGCTGGATGATTATCGCATTTTCACGGGCTCCACGCTGGATGGGAATGTGATCATTTCTGTTGCAGATCCCATGGCTCGACGTCAAAGGGCAGCGCATGACACGCTGGAAGCGCTTGCCATGCCGCTCTTTATTCTGGTGCCGCTCAGCATGCTGGGGGTCTGGCTGCTGGTACGCATCTCTATGAGATCGATCCGCGGTTTCAGAACGGAGATTGAAGTGCGTGGCGCTGGAGATCTTTCCCCTATCGGCGCCCAAAATCTTCCAACGGAAATTGAGCCTGTAGCAGACTCGGTTAATAATCTGCTTGATCGCATGCGTAGGACGCTGGAGGCCGAACGCAGTTTCACAGCCAACAGCGCGCACGAACTTCGAACCCCCGTAGCTGCGGCCCTCGCTCAAACACAAAGATTGATCTCCGAGGCCGAAGACGCCCCGATTCAGGAACGCGCACGTCAGATTGAAACGGCTCTCAAGTCTCTCTCACGCCTTACAGAAAAACTGATGCAGCTCGCACGCGCCGAAGGCGGAGCGATGCTATCAGAAGAAGCCAGAGATATCCTTCCGATTTTCACTCTAGTTCTTGATGAATTTCGCGAGGATAGAGACCGGCTGAAGATCAGGTTGCCGGACAAACCACTACCGTTGCTCATAGATGCCAATGTGTTCGCCATCCTCTTGCGCAATCTCATCGAAAATGCCCTCAAGCATGCAACACCGAACAGTTTGGTAGAGATGGAACTGCACCAAAATGGCGAGCTGGCGGTGCGCAACGACTGCGATGTGATTGCACCAGACACACTCAGTCGGCTGACACGCCCCTTCGAACGTGGACATACGGGTGCCAAAGGCAGCGGTGTGGGGCTTGCTATCGTTGCGGCGATCGTCAAGGGCAGCGGTGCCACGCTCCGCCTCAACTCGCCCATTGCCGGAAAAGCCAGAGGCTTTGAAGCCATTGTTTCATTCGCGCGACAGGAAGACCATCGAGCACGTCGACAATCTCATACCTCAAACAAGTCCTCAAACATGCGGAATTAA
- a CDS encoding methyl-accepting chemotaxis protein, with amino-acid sequence MLIKLQLSQKIPALVVGTAALVGVGIATASYFSAKESISSIKEHTVETAANIGAERTSRYFQSIERQLKLLSKHPGTLESVQAFQSAWSELAKQGLDVKGILQDAYIKNNPYPTGEKDKLDSASTGSVYDKVHAKFHPWFHTLQQNEGYYDVFLFNAEGDLIYSVFKELDYATNFISSDGQWVNTDLGEVFHKAMTLTDAEQIAFEDFEAYKPSFDAPASFMAAPVRDEAGKNIGVLAFQMPIDKINELMTQDLGLGRTGEIMLIGQDGLMRNDTDFTPDKNDILVTRLDNQIIRDAFANGTASGHDPLGRDEEMDLTVKSFTYQGVPYAVVAFEAISEKMTDIVALRNHMALIGFGLIVFAAFVGLLVARSITKPMNRVVNSMSTLSAGNIDVDIDDGGRTDEIGDMLRAVSVFRDNAVQRVELEQKANSERELERQRQAYLEDLIGRFKSAIAMRLEVVTEQMNLMRKSAITLDKLATNASAESEIASDASQSASDDVASVAAATQEMTATVAEIASQTSNTNQIVRDAVLSARSTTENVNTLSSAAEQIGSVLSLIRAIAEQTNLLALNATIEAARAGEAGKGFAVVASEVKELAQQTSKATDVISEQIHGIQSSVRNAAIEIEAISGKINDIESLTGSVASAIEEQRATNDEIARSATSASDSTGKAVSNMSSVSHAAQQTSAEASSVNTASDLVSEASNSLAQEIEQFLLDVTKDVKDRRRSTRKAFCEDVTLVRSSGSSSKVQFVDISQTGAQISQIQGLKVGETVTLELLNGGRVRGTVARESNVGFGIDFQEALSEELEFLAA; translated from the coding sequence TTGTTGATCAAGCTGCAGCTATCTCAGAAAATTCCGGCATTGGTCGTCGGGACGGCGGCTCTTGTGGGAGTTGGTATTGCGACTGCAAGTTACTTCAGTGCAAAGGAGAGCATCTCTTCTATTAAGGAACACACTGTTGAGACTGCTGCAAACATTGGCGCGGAGAGGACATCTCGATATTTTCAGTCCATCGAGCGGCAACTCAAGCTGTTGTCCAAACATCCAGGAACTCTCGAGTCTGTACAAGCGTTTCAAAGTGCCTGGTCAGAGTTGGCCAAGCAGGGCTTGGACGTGAAAGGCATTTTGCAAGACGCCTACATCAAGAACAATCCGTATCCTACTGGTGAAAAAGACAAGCTGGATAGTGCATCAACTGGCTCTGTGTATGACAAGGTTCACGCGAAATTTCATCCGTGGTTCCATACGCTGCAGCAGAATGAGGGCTATTACGACGTCTTCTTGTTCAATGCAGAAGGCGACCTGATTTATTCGGTGTTCAAAGAACTCGACTATGCCACCAACTTCATATCCAGTGATGGCCAATGGGTGAACACGGATCTGGGCGAAGTATTCCACAAGGCCATGACACTTACGGATGCAGAACAAATCGCTTTCGAGGACTTCGAGGCATACAAACCCAGTTTTGATGCTCCAGCGAGCTTCATGGCTGCCCCTGTGCGCGATGAAGCTGGAAAGAACATTGGCGTGTTGGCCTTTCAGATGCCGATAGACAAGATCAACGAATTGATGACGCAAGATCTGGGATTGGGGCGGACAGGTGAAATTATGTTAATCGGGCAAGATGGCCTGATGCGTAACGACACGGACTTTACGCCTGACAAGAACGACATTCTGGTAACACGCCTGGATAATCAGATTATTCGCGACGCATTTGCCAACGGAACAGCGAGCGGTCATGATCCCCTCGGTCGTGACGAGGAAATGGATCTCACAGTTAAGTCCTTCACCTATCAAGGGGTTCCCTATGCTGTGGTCGCCTTTGAAGCGATAAGCGAAAAAATGACTGACATAGTGGCCTTGCGAAACCATATGGCCTTGATCGGATTTGGGTTAATTGTGTTCGCTGCGTTTGTCGGCCTGTTGGTGGCACGCTCTATCACCAAACCGATGAATAGGGTCGTAAATTCCATGTCAACCCTGTCCGCAGGCAACATAGATGTCGATATTGATGATGGTGGACGAACGGACGAAATCGGAGACATGCTTCGAGCGGTTTCAGTCTTCCGGGATAATGCCGTGCAACGCGTTGAACTGGAACAAAAAGCAAACTCCGAACGTGAACTGGAACGCCAACGACAGGCGTATCTTGAGGACTTGATTGGTCGTTTCAAGTCCGCGATAGCAATGCGTCTGGAAGTCGTAACAGAACAAATGAACCTCATGCGCAAATCCGCGATCACACTTGATAAACTTGCCACAAATGCAAGTGCCGAGAGTGAAATCGCGAGTGATGCATCCCAGAGTGCTTCAGATGACGTTGCCAGCGTTGCCGCCGCAACACAAGAGATGACAGCAACGGTTGCGGAAATAGCGAGCCAAACTTCGAATACCAATCAGATCGTCAGGGATGCGGTTCTTTCTGCCCGTTCAACGACTGAAAATGTAAACACACTTTCAAGCGCCGCTGAGCAGATAGGAAGCGTCTTAAGTCTCATCCGAGCCATTGCAGAACAAACAAACTTGCTGGCGCTTAATGCAACTATTGAGGCAGCGCGAGCAGGAGAAGCCGGGAAGGGATTTGCTGTGGTTGCGTCTGAAGTCAAAGAACTTGCTCAACAGACCTCTAAGGCAACCGATGTCATTTCAGAGCAGATCCACGGCATTCAGTCATCGGTCCGCAATGCTGCCATTGAGATTGAAGCAATTTCCGGCAAGATTAACGACATCGAGAGCCTTACCGGATCTGTCGCCAGTGCCATCGAAGAACAACGGGCAACGAATGACGAGATTGCTCGGTCTGCGACTTCGGCAAGTGATAGTACCGGAAAAGCGGTTTCCAACATGTCATCTGTGAGCCATGCCGCTCAGCAGACTTCAGCTGAAGCGTCTTCGGTGAACACTGCATCAGATCTGGTTTCAGAGGCAAGCAACAGTCTTGCTCAAGAAATTGAGCAATTCTTACTTGATGTTACGAAAGATGTGAAGGATCGCCGCCGTTCCACGCGCAAAGCGTTTTGTGAGGATGTAACTCTTGTTCGCTCTTCAGGTTCTTCAAGCAAAGTGCAATTTGTGGATATTAGTCAGACCGGAGCGCAAATCAGTCAGATACAAGGCCTAAAGGTGGGTGAGACCGTCACACTTGAATTGTTGAATGGGGGACGGGTTCGTGGAACCGTCGCTCGTGAGAGCAACGTTGGATTTGGCATTGATTTTCAGGAGGCTCTGTCAGAGGAACTGGAGTTTCTGGCAGCCTGA